The nucleotide sequence TTGCTAACAGTCAAATGCCTGTAACAGGATTAGGCCATATTTCAGATGATATTGTGACATCATTCACATATTCTAACGGACGGTCTAGAtctccacacacactcacatatacacaTTGTtgcattatacaataaaaatgtagtataaaataaaactatttctcTTCAGCtagacaaaaaatataatataaaaaatagatcTATTTTACAAAGATTTGTGCATAGGCTTGAACAGTTCCTGAGCGGTCAGCTGATTTATGAGGTGAGGCACACCTCAAACAGACTAGCCACTGAGTGCATCCGATAGAAGATCCCAAATGGCATTCCAATATTCACAATTGCTGCCCACGTTTCGAATACATAAATGTCTGATCCGACGGTGTTGTCAAACTGAGGCCGGGCTCCAAAGGCAGGCATAATCCAAAGctgcaaaacagaaatacaatgTACAAATTAGATTTAAAACTGGATTCAGCATTCTGCATTCAGAATGGAGCAACAGGCAATGGATTTctagcattttttaaatgcatggatAATAAATTGTTAACCACAAAATTGTAGCAAATAAGACAACAATCATGTGGCAATCATAAATAATCAAGGTGCTTTCTCCACTTCCAGcttcttttaattttgttatgtgatgtgtaataaaaaaataataataatccaatgtGTTAATGAAACTGTATGTATCCTGTGTGTATGCCCTCTAACTAGGGTTGCAAAGTGGCAGtgaaaaaaatccagaaatgtttaaaattttcAAGATGTTTCCAAAATTCCCAAAATCTTTCACAATTTTCCAGACATTTCCAAAAATTCTGGAAATTTGCTGGAAGTTATCCACCTCTTTGCAACCATTCACACCAAGCacaataactataaaaataacaataaagatatagttctaaaaatctttctcaataataaataatagtccacaccacaactataacaataaaggcacagagaaatgaTATCGTTGGAATAGTTTTCTGAacgatttttatttttcagctgatgaattgacagccaatcagaattcctcctgctataacgagcttgagaatttaaagcggcaTATGCATATGCGCTTAGAATAAACAGGCGATattgttcgctggtgtggacgctaatatcgttatctttatcgtttctgttcttggtgtgaacgtgACTTTACTCAATAAAGAATATGGAGTCAGGTACTTACAATGACATTGCAGAATAACAGGAAGCCACAGATCTCCTTAAGGATCCTCCTCTTCCAGGAGAGTCGACCCCGGAGGAATGTCAGTGGGATGGGTAGCGTGTGAGCTGGGACGATAGAGCTGCTCCGTCTGTCCGGGTCTCTCTCTCGTACGGCCATGACGTTGGCGAAGACGGTGGATGTCTCAGTCTCTTTGAACGGCTCCCGATGGAGGCCCTTGATGAGGAAGGCGTTCTGTAGGCACaactggatcacagtcagaataGAATTGGCCAGGTTGAGCCCATTTATGTGCCCCTGTACCCCTGATGCCAGAACAGCTACTATGGTGAAGTAACAGATGAAGAACTGGCCCAGAGACGCTCCCACAAGCAGTCCCACATCCAGACTCCTGGTAGGGTTCTTCCCAGACACCTGCTCTCTCTTATCCATCCGGAAGATTATGCAACCGATCAGAGTTGTGATGGACATCAGAAGGATGGCGACTATGTTCATGATGTAATGCATTATCAGAGCGTTCTCCTTCTTTTTTTGGTCCCCTTTGGACACGTCCACTTCGTACACCACAAACGTAGCCAGGCCCGCCACCAGAACGATCAGGCCAGCAACCGGACCAATCAGAACGTCCCACAGGCTAAAGCGTGGACTGTGGCTATGGTGTTCATCCACCTGCCGGCCGACATTTTTCCACATGACGTAGGCCATGGCTGATGCGAAGAGGCTGTACTCGATGTTGAAGGGGTACAGATAGTAGTAGGCCTTCTCAAAAACATCGCACAAGTTATGGCTACACTTGCAGTCGCTTGGTCCGGCACGGTCTGAAAGATAACAACAGAGAACGTCAATGAAATGCTCTACTCAATCTTCAGATTAAGCAAATCAATACAGGATGTTCAATATTTGTCAATGTAAGTTAGCCTAAGTACACaaccatgttgaaaaaaaaaatgcttatgccgttaagtatttttttaagcacTGAAGCTAGTTTGAGCTAGTTTAAGCTTAGTCAGCAATGCTTTAAAACAttcctaaccagcatatgctgcttttttaatttctttttaacagGGAAGTCTCAAAAGTGTGCAATATTAAAGCACCTTGTGATGTGACATCAATTTTGTAACCGCCATTTGAGGAACCGTTGTATGAAGGGTCGGCTGGAAACACTGTTTGATGGAGCGACTCCTCTGTCACTGCCGTCATCCACACCATGAGGTTTGTAGACAATGTCAACATCAGACCACAACTGCAATGAGAGAGTTAATATTACTACGCAGTAATGCTAGTGGCCCTGTTTGGTAGAAGTGTAAACTCAATGCTAGAGGCACATTCCGCTATCCTACCAAACCTTCAGTCGGGTAAACATTTGCTTGAgttaacttaaaaatgtatgcTCATTGCTTCCTTATAAAGCTCTACAGTCAATGCACTAGTCAAGGTCGCTACCTATAAATCATTTCATTTATCGTTCTAAAAGGGTGTGATCATTTTCCTACATTTGTCAGATTTCCCCATTATTTTATCTTCCTGACTACACGCTGAGGTCAAAATAGCAAAAGACAAGGAAATTAACAATAACCAGATAATATCCAAAGTCATCGACTCATTAGAACTGACCGTGTGATTATTTGCTGAATCTGCACACAGTCTTTTGCATGAACCCAGAGGATGTATGTCTGGAATATGAAAGAGAGTAtgtttaaattatgaataaatacaagAACAGATAGCCTGAAACCATTCTTTATAGTTTTAACCTACCTGTACAATGACAAAGAGAGCTTGCACAACAGGGAAGGCTATTTTCACAGGCGAATCGCAGTGCATGCGACCCACGTAATAAATAATCTTGAAAATATCCATGATTACACTGCAGACGCCAAACAGAACCAGTccacctgatgaagacacaagcAGAATATTTGAGACTAGATGTCTACAGAATACAGAAGATAGAGAGAACAACCCAAAATGTTCTTTCTCAAATAAGAAATTGGTTTGGTCATACCTCTCAGCCAAATTGGTCCAGCGTGGCTATCTTTGTAGAGCACTGCACGGTACACCCTCGAAGTATGGATTTTGTAGTAAACCATCCATATGGTGGTGAGAATGACAAGAAAAATAAGGAAAATCTGAAGATGAGCAGAAGTGATCTGGATCGTGTTGAAGACGCTTCCGCTCACTATGGCGATTCCCAGGAGAAGGATGTTCAAGGAGATGAATCCAGACAGAAGCCATCCCCAGTTGCGACCCTTCTCCTCCGTTTTGAACCCGCCATGGGAAAGTCCCGATTTGACCGTCTCTCCATGGGAGCTGACTTGGATGGTGGATATCTGGTTCTCCATGGCTTCTAGTTCTTGCTTTGTCGTCATGTTGCGTGAGTTAGAAGAGCTGTCCACAAGAAAACACAAGTCAGTTTGTTAGTGGAGCTCTAAGAGTCCAAGTTGAAAAGAGCCTGCTGGATTTGTATAGTATGAAGCAAGTTGTCACTCCAAATAATTGGAAGGAGCCTAGTTTCTTCAAGCTGTATAAATACTTGAACCCGCATCAGTAGCCAACCAATCACCTGTCTTCTCTTCCGCTTACGTCTAGCTCTGCGTCTATCCCACATCTAAAGAAACCTGCATCCTCAAATCTGACTGGACAATATTGTAAATCTAAAAAGATTTCACCTTTGCTTGCACTGGACCAAAGCCAGCCAATGGCTCCCTGCTATATTGTGATAACAGTGTTTAACAAGAGGGCTACCTGCACAGTCTCTACACTCTGTTTGGTGACGAAGGAAACGTGAAGTACTGATCAGACACCATCAGCTCTGAGTCATCAACAAATATTGAGCTTTTATTTACTTCAATCAAATCTGTTGTCAAAATATTAAGCCTTTATTAACTCAGCTTATATCGGTTTTCACAGTCATTGCGATATTCCGCCTCACCTAATTTCATTGTAAATATCTGAGTACAATGGAACTGTGCATTGTTTCTTTTGTGTGCTGTGAGAGAAACGTATTAATGGCGATTATTAATGTTGAGACACACAATATTAACAGGCACTTTCAACCAAAGCATCTTGCAAAAGTCCCACAATACAACATTTTGAAAGTAAACATAGTGCAAAAGCTAGACTCTTTGTCATATACGTGTATTCAGTTAGCGGAAAATAGCACTATTCAGTATAACACGATTCATACTATTATGCATGATGGTTAGATGTCCTTCACTTACCACGAGTAGGAACCGCTGGCCTTCTGAGGAGCGTGCCACctcattgcatatatatatattcacttggTGACACGAAGATTTACAGCCGTAACACTGAGGGAGCTGTAACCTGTCAGACACAACACACAGTACACAAAGAATTAGAACAAAATGGATGAACAATTTGAGATTTCCCAAACACAATGCAATTATAGGCATTATAAATCCAACAAAATCAGTAGAGGTATGTGTGATAGTGCCACGGTGATGGGAAATCATGATATATATATGCCGTCTATATAAAGCCttcataaataacatttattgcaaCTATTAATCCAGGTTATAATGACTGAtgatttacaaatgcatttaaaagtacCGTGACAACTTTTATGTGAAGATAATAGTAGTTGACATTCCCtcacgaaaattaaccatggtttaatTACAGTAAAGTTGTAGTAACTGTGATTTGCCgtattgactaccatttgtataaccacagttttactacaaataccatggttagtgtagcaaaaccagaggtgtaaaatacttgagtcattttacttgattactgtacttaagtattattttggGGGGATTTGTACTTTACTCAACTACAATTTAAACTGACTACTTGTACCATCAAATCTGAGGAAGCATATTGAGGTAGCAAGGTTACTTGTTCTGTTTTGATAAAGCCATTAGCTACGTAATATATTAGCTGAATGCACAAAATTGAGTGCAAATTAAATCGAGACTTTAAAtacaattaacattttgtgggatttgttttttgtttttttattaaatgttacaaatatccaaaaaagtgtttaaataaacattatatgctaaataaattgtaattcatGTTTAGTGATGTTCTTACCAGGTGGtggataagttgtatttacaatatgTCATTATATGAAGTAGTAATTAGGACTGTcagtaaatattgtttttaatcttAATAATTGCATTCTTTTcttattaattaatctaattagtcacaaataattatttatcaatatttgctaaGAAAAAACTCTAAATGgcccaaataaacatttaaaagattaattgtccttttagacAGTGACGTTgaatagaaaacataaaaaaagtggcCTTTAAAAACTTTAACGTTGTATGTATTAATTTTATGACTCTCCTCAATAATTCAACACATTCTAGTATCCGGTCTGGAATATATTTCtagcctctccatcacatcttgctcttcaaagggatagtttacccaataaTGAAAACTCTCTCACCATTAACCGAACCTCTGTCATCCCAGATGTTTAAGACTTTCTTTacatgaacacaagcaaagatTTTTAGTTCATATAATGCAAGGGGACAGGATCACTTCAGAAACCACACAAAGTGAACATGATGGTCAAGATTAAAATAgtggtatttgtatttttcttacatatGCTTATCGTTTcacttaagtcaagtcaagtaaagtcacctttatttatatagcgctttaaacaaaatgcattgcgtcaaagcaactgaacaacattaattaggaaaacagtgtgtcttGAGAAGAGAGTGATTCATTAACAGGGGTTGCATGAGTTACTATCATATTCTCTTTGTGTATAGTTTTTGAAGTGTCATTTTTGGATTTCACATACACTTAGTACTCttagtttgtgttcatctgataaaTGAAAGTCATAAaggatggcatgagggtggaaAGGATGGAGTTTCCTTTTAATACCtttccctgtattttttttttttcattttaattgttgttgttgaactaaATATACACGTTTGACCTGTGCCATTGCATTTTTTCATTCTCTCCCTTTAACCATTCTTCTGTAtgtctgtcagaaaaaaaaaaaatacttttacttttttaatacttGAGTACAATTTAAAGTAGTAATTTTATCACTTGTTCTCAAGTATTTTTTTGAGcagatacttgtacttttacttgggTAAATTTGTTGAGAACTTTTTACACCTCTGAGCAAAACCATGGTAATTTTTTGGTTACAATGGTTTAACTATagcgaccaaaaaaaaaaaaaaaggttatcttTCATAAAGGCTAACTCTTAAAATAATTGTCCACCAAAGCCACAAACTAAAAATATGATACCAAATATCAAAGCAATCTTACAATACAGCACAAACCTAATTTCAGGCTTGACATTTCACgagaaaaaaattacttcatgTATCGACTAAGACTGGTCGTGGTCAagtttcatttgtatttatttagatgtaGTTTCAGAGTCCTGGTGTCACTTCATTTGAATGTTTATGAAGAAATAAACAACTGTTTATTAATGCTGTTCGTGTGCTTATGAGTTTGGAGGGGAACGCAGGGGTCTTTTAAAGTTTCTCATTCATTCACCCAGTAATATAATAGTTCAAATCCCAAATGGGAAAAAGATTTCGTTTAGTGAGGACCGAGCTGAAGCCACACCCTCACGAGCCGCAGCGCGTCCGAGGTGTCCTTGGAAACACCAAGTGCCTCACGCGGGCTTAGGGCTTCGACTAAATGCACAGAGCCGATGAAAGAGTGATGGAGGCTGAGGTTCGAGATCACCATGAATGACAAATACCACAAGGCAGCCCGGGATGGCTACCTTAACTTGTTGAAAGAAGCGACGCGGAAGGACCTGAACGCTCCGGATGAAGATGGCATGACACCGACCCTATGGGCCGCTTACCACGGCAACCTGGAGGCGCTGCGGCTGATCGTAGGGAGAGGGTAAGACTGCGCCTCATTCCCCACATTTGATCAATTGCATTGTGGATTTAAAGGAAGTTTAACTCGTATGTTTGCATGTACGCCTCATTTGAAATGGCTCACGCAGGAACCGGCATGGATCTCTGGTCACCGTTACTGTAGATCATCACAACCCTATACTGGTGTCACGACGACTGGTGCTTCACATGGCTGATGACTTTATTAGCTTGATTGGGTGTGGAACGTGCTGTTCCCTTCAGTCTACTTCCTTAAATAACCCTTTCTCGTAATGTTTATAGTGGTGTTATGTATCAAGTTTGCAGAGGACCATGTCATTTTAACGTAATACCATAAAAGGCAAGGTtttttctcactgtaaaaagtaaagtaaccaaaaaaaaagtatttctgttAACAAGGAAATTACCTTGTTTTAGGTCATATAAGGAAATAGAACCTATGAAAATAAGTTTTTCAGAGTCAGTCAGACCAGGCAGAAAAATTAACGGCAAGTTTTTGCATTTTTGGGCATATCCAACTATCAGAATGAAATTCTCATTaaaaactactactaataatataataataataatgtaatgtagtGGTATTTTAAggtgtttattgttttgttttcacattttcatGTTCCTGTAGCTTGGACTGCCAGAGCATGCCATTAACAACAACACTAAGGTCATAGGTTCAGTTCCCTCTTAATGCACgaactgattaaaaatgtatacccTGAATGCACCTTAAGACGGATATACTGCCCTTAACTGTAAGTGGCCCTTATTCATTTGCTGTGTCATTTGAGTTGTTTTATCACTAACAACACAATAAACAATTCCACATTAGGCCGCTCTGTTAATGCAGATGACAGAAAACAGATAAATGTGAACACACAAAAGCTTTCATCAGAGCTGGCCTGGTTTCCTGTGTGGCCCTTTGTAAAAGCTCTTAATTGTCAGAAGTTCTCCCAGTGTTTGGCAGTCCTGAATGCATAATCGGACTGTTTGACCATTGAAAGCCGCTGGCTATCGCCTGATCTCCTCCACATAAAGCAAAGCAAGCATCGCATTTCTGTGGTTAGAGCCAACTTATGCTCATGTACACATAGGGATACAGTAATTAATCCCTTAATTTGGGTGTTTGATTTCTCGAGGGATCCATTCAATGCACAGCATGGCACTGACTGATCCCTGAAGCACGATTTCCCACGACGATGCCCAACGTTGACAGAAAAGGTTTTCAAGAGGTTATTAGTGCACTATGGTACATGAGAACAGGACCTGACCTGTCATGAATCATGTTATAAGAAGTTGTTAACAAATAAGGacaataaaatgtttgtaaatagcaataaaggttaaaaaaaatagacatttatAGGTGGTGGGTATCATATAGcaatcatttaacatttaaaagtcaTGTTAGGAAATAACTTCCTCTATAATACCCCTCTTCAACTAATTTTACAATGTTCTGACGGTCATATGTCTTATTATCTGACAGTAGCCTATTAGTGGGGTAAGAATGACTTATTACCCATGTAGACTATGGTTTATGAACTGTTATTTTTACCCCACTAATACTAGACCAGCTGCAGTACACTGTGTCTGATCGTGTTACATAAGGATCAATAAATCTCTCTCATTTTATAAGGCATTACATTTCTATGCTTATATATTTGATGGAA is from Carassius auratus strain Wakin chromosome 28, ASM336829v1, whole genome shotgun sequence and encodes:
- the otop2 gene encoding proton channel OTOP2; this encodes MRWHAPQKASGSYSCSSNSRNMTTKQELEAMENQISTIQVSSHGETVKSGLSHGGFKTEEKGRNWGWLLSGFISLNILLLGIAIVSGSVFNTIQITSAHLQIFLIFLVILTTIWMVYYKIHTSRVYRAVLYKDSHAGPIWLRGGLVLFGVCSVIMDIFKIIYYVGRMHCDSPVKIAFPVVQALFVIVQTYILWVHAKDCVQIQQIITRCGLMLTLSTNLMVWMTAVTEESLHQTVFPADPSYNGSSNGGYKIDVTSQDRAGPSDCKCSHNLCDVFEKAYYYLYPFNIEYSLFASAMAYVMWKNVGRQVDEHHSHSPRFSLWDVLIGPVAGLIVLVAGLATFVVYEVDVSKGDQKKKENALIMHYIMNIVAILLMSITTLIGCIIFRMDKREQVSGKNPTRSLDVGLLVGASLGQFFICYFTIVAVLASGVQGHINGLNLANSILTVIQLCLQNAFLIKGLHREPFKETETSTVFANVMAVRERDPDRRSSSIVPAHTLPIPLTFLRGRLSWKRRILKEICGFLLFCNVILWIMPAFGARPQFDNTVGSDIYVFETWAAIVNIGMPFGIFYRMHSVASLFEVCLTS